The following proteins are co-located in the Candidatus Accumulibacter cognatus genome:
- a CDS encoding LrgB family protein — translation MNPQFSEIWVYLSASPLLGLSMTLLAYQGAFWLYQRSGQNPLANPVLIAVSLLVLFLTLTATRYETYFAGAQFVHFLLGPATVALAIPLYTQFKRIRTMLLPVIAGLLAGSLTAVLSAVLIGRWFGASLPTQLSLAPKSVTTPIAMAIAERIGGIPSLTAVLVIITGVLGAVGARTIFDAMKVRDPAIRGFAIGVASHGIGTARAFQVNEQSGAFAALAMGLNGGLTALLVPLMASWIGRG, via the coding sequence ATGAACCCGCAATTCAGCGAAATCTGGGTCTACCTGTCGGCCTCGCCCCTGCTCGGCCTGAGCATGACCCTGCTGGCCTACCAGGGTGCGTTCTGGCTATACCAGCGCTCAGGCCAGAACCCTCTGGCCAACCCGGTACTGATCGCGGTATCGCTGCTGGTGCTGTTCTTGACCTTGACCGCGACACGCTATGAAACCTACTTCGCTGGCGCCCAGTTCGTCCATTTCCTGCTCGGACCGGCCACAGTGGCGCTCGCCATTCCTCTCTACACCCAGTTCAAACGGATCAGGACGATGCTGCTACCCGTGATTGCCGGTCTGCTGGCAGGCAGCCTGACGGCCGTGCTATCGGCCGTACTGATCGGCCGCTGGTTTGGCGCTAGCCTGCCGACGCAGCTGTCACTGGCGCCGAAATCGGTGACCACGCCCATTGCCATGGCCATCGCTGAACGGATCGGCGGCATTCCCTCGCTGACGGCCGTACTGGTGATCATCACCGGCGTGCTGGGCGCGGTTGGCGCCCGCACCATTTTCGATGCCATGAAGGTCCGCGACCCGGCCATCCGCGGCTTTGCCATCGGCGTGGCTTCGCACGGGATCGGCACGGCAAGAGCCTTTCAGGTCAATGAGCAGAGCGGCGCCTTTGCGGCACTCGCCATGGGCCTCAATGGCGGACTGACCGCCCTGCTGGTGCCCCTGATGGCCAGCTGGATCGGCAGGGGCTGA
- a CDS encoding CidA/LrgA family protein — MLAALTQLLLFQLVGEVIARGINLPLPGPVLGMLLLFLALMLRGGPGQELQSTGQNLLQHLSLLFVPAGTGIMVHLHRVSDEWLPLLLSLLISTAATLVVTALVMRLCQRRAPSTEETP, encoded by the coding sequence ATGCTCGCCGCCCTGACCCAATTGCTGCTTTTTCAGCTCGTCGGCGAAGTCATCGCCCGAGGCATCAACCTGCCACTTCCCGGTCCGGTACTCGGAATGCTTTTGCTCTTCCTCGCGCTCATGCTGCGCGGCGGCCCTGGCCAGGAACTGCAGTCGACCGGCCAGAACCTGCTGCAACATCTCTCACTGCTCTTTGTGCCGGCTGGCACCGGCATCATGGTGCATTTGCACCGTGTTTCCGATGAGTGGCTGCCCCTGCTGCTATCCCTGCTGATCAGCACCGCTGCCACCCTTGTCGTCACAGCGCTGGTGATGCGCCTTTGTCAGCGCCGGGCGCCATCCACCGAAGAAACCCCATGA